The DNA window CAAAACAGCTAGTCAGGGGATGCTTACTATAGGTCAGATAGGTGCCTTCTGTTCAATATCTCAGGGGACACCTTACAGCCCTGCATCCCTACACCTAGCTGTAAGCACATGAATATGAATGAAGAGAGCATGCTGGGCAAGTGCCTTGACTTGCCCTTGATCATGATCTGACACCACTTCCAACTTGGTGCTTCTTGGTGTCAGAATTCCTACATCCTTGCAGGCTGAACCCCACTACCACACAGCTTCCTGTTCACCTTGGCATGAAAGCAAAGGACATGTGCTCCAACACTGCAGGGCAACACAAGTAGCCAGGCAGACAGCGGTCTCATAAAAGGGACTTttgccctaaccctaaccctaaccctcggACCCATCCATGTCTTCCTACTATATCTGGTGTAGCCATAGGTCATTCCCAGTTACTGGATCATTCCTGGGTACTGGGATGGCAGTGGCTTTTGAGCAAAGAGGTCTCATCCCCAGCTCCAAATAGAACAAGACTATTCTCTCTTGCATGTTTGGGGgctctggaaaaaaattttttaaaaggctgatgCTAtccaaaaataatttggaaaccACTGTGTCATATATAAAGATGGATTTTTCTTGCAGATAGTTTCAGGGACTTTACATGAGGACTAGAGACCACTTCTAATGATGAAATTGAGTAACAACCAGGTCAAATCCCAGTTTCCCACAAAGTTCCATGCTCCCTGGTGCCTGAAAACATGGAGCTTATCCACCGAACAGGATCTGCTCTGAAATGATTTCACCTCAAATAGTGGGGACTTGCTTCCTGATTGGCATACTGAGAAATATTCTTAACCCTCAGTGGTGTGTGGTGAGACACTGCAGATGCATGATGCATGAAGGGGGCCACATAAAagtgcccctctccccacaagGTTGTGTGGGTTGAGCAAATGATGGTTGTCTCGGGACTTAGTTCCTAGTTCCCTGTGCCCAAGAGACCTGGGGAAGAGTATACCCAGAGCCCCTCACCCGTGCAcgctccaaaggggcacctgctccTGTGTGGTGACAAAGGATCTGGCGTTTTCAAAAATGGTCTGCTCATAAAATCCAGCCCTAGCCAAGTCTGCATTTGTTACTTCTAGAACCTGGCCACTCCTTGGGTAGTGGGCTTGTAACTTTCACACCCAAGTTAAGGTAGAAAGGCTCCAGGAGCAGTGTGgaagccaggcaccccaggtacaGGGAGGCAGCCCCCATCTACAGGTGGCCGGTTAGGGCCTGTCCTCTCTAAGCCACAGCATTATGGCAGTGGAGGCTAGTATCCACTGGTTCACAGGAAGCGAATGTCCTAGCAAGCAGGTGGTAGTCGGCCAgcacttgaacccaggtctgaaCCACAGCTCCTCCTCGCATTGCCTGCTCAAAATGTCCCATTCCCTCTAGTGAAGAATGAGGGTGAGTTGTGGGATGGGGTTATCAGTGTCCCCTCTCTCTGGGCCCCTATGCTGTAGGTTCCAGTGTGTGTTCCGTGTGCTGCCACAGTGCCTCAGCCCCGAGAGCCCCCTGCCCAGCGTGCTGCTGACTGTCgagctcctctccctcctggtGGACCATGAGAAACTGGCGCCCCAGCTCTGTTCCCGCTCAGGtagagcagggcagggagggggcggggaggggggtgctgcCACTGCAGGCTGGCAGCGAGGGTGGGAGCAGGGACAGGTCAGAGGCCTCCTGACGGCTTCTGCAGCTTGTGCCCTGGGCTCTGGGTAAGAAGGGGGACCGTGTGTGAGAGGTGGGGCGTCCTTTTCAGAAGGCTGTCTCCTCCTGCTGCTGTACATGTACATCACATCAAGGCCTGACAAAGTGGCCTCGGACACACAGTGGCTTCAGCTAGAACAAGAGGTAAAAACTGCAGAGCCCCTTCTGTGACCTGCTTACCACCCCCTTGCCCCGCCACACCACCTCAGggcctctgttcctcctccttctgGGGGGAACAGAGCTTTCATTCATTTTGGCAACAAGAGTTTACCTAGATGCTAACAAGGGGACCTCAGTTTGGGGGGCTCCACACTACACAAGCAATAAAGGTGGACCCCAGGCTGTCCTGGAACTTGTCAGAGTAGCCTGAGAACTGGCCCACCCTGGCTTTGGGGCCTGGAGGCAGGTGGGTCTCTGGTGAGACACAGGTGTTGTCCCTGAGTCTAGCCTGGGAAGGTCCCACAGGACCATTTCTTGGACCCCATTGTAAAGACAGGCAGTTGCTAAGGCAACTGGAGCACTTGTAGAAGCCTTAGAAAGCCCTCACTGTGATCAGGGTCTCATTCTATCACAGATGGAACAGTCTGTTCTTGTTCTAGGCTGTGTGGCTCCTGGCTAAGCTTGGTGTGCAgagcccctcctccccagtcACTGGCTCTAATTGCCAGTGCAACGTGGAGGTGAGTGCACGGGGGCCAGCGGCCTGGCAGCTCAGTTGGGGGATGAGGCGACCCTATGCAGAGGCCCCCTGCCCCTTCTAAACCTCATGCCCCCGCTCAGAACCCTCCTCACCTGGCGTGGCTAGGAAGGGTACTGTCCAGCTAAGCAGGTTAGTAGGGTACCGGAGCCCTGAGACCCGGCCTCAGTCTTTGCCCTCCCTGCAGGCGGTCCGAGCACTCACGGTGATGCTGCACAGACAGTGGCTGACAGTGCGGAGGGCCGGGGGGCCACCGAGGACGGACCAGCAGAAGCGGACGGTGCGGTGCCTGCGGGACACGGTGCTGCTGCTGCATGGCCTGTCCCAGAAGGACAAGCTCTTCACTGTGCACTGCGTGGAGGTCCTGCATCAGTATGACCAGGTGATGCCAGGGGTCAGCATGCTGATTCGAGGGCTTCCTGACGTGGCAGACTGTGAAGGTAAGCCAGCAAGAGGACCCCTCTCTGTCCAGCCCGCATGCGGTATTTCCCTGAAGTTCAAGGACAGGTCAGACTTTCTGGCCTTAAGTCAGCAGTCTTCCTTCCAGCCTTTGCTGGCGCTGGGGTCCTACTTGCCTTACTGCtctggctcctctctgagcaTAGCAGGCTGCCTTTGCTTGTATCTGTTGAGTTGGCCTGGCAGCCATGGTTTTTCCAGAAACATCCCTGTCTGAATTGCCTTTGTATCACTTTGCTTGCAGTAGCTGAGGGAGCAAGGCCTGGGCGTGGAAGGGACTGGTTAGTTCCCATGGGCGTGGGGGAGGAGCGGTGGGTCTTCCTCCTCGCCCCTGTGCCCAGCACCTCTGGGCCTTCACCGTAGAACCCtgttctctctgctcagaggcaGCCCTGGATGACCTCTGTGCCGCTGAAACCGATGTGGATGACCCTGAGATGGACTGCAGCTGAGGCCGCTGAACATTGAGCCACACGGTGGCACCAGAACCACTATTTTCCCTTCCGCTTCATCAGATTAAAAGCAGTGAAGGGTTGTTTGAGAACTCCCCAGCCTTGTGATGTTTCCTGAGTCTGACGCTGAGTGGGAGGGATGGAGCAGGAGCCAGACCCAGGGAAGGCTGATATCCCTCCTAAGCCTGGCTGGAGTTGAGACCCGTCCCCATGGTAACGAATCTGCCCTGAGGAAGAAGCCCGGCCCTGCCCAGCCTGTGGAATTGTCCTGAGTCATCGCTTTGGGCTGAGGCCACGGGAAGAAACCATTGTGTGGCAAGGCAGGAggcagctgggagctggggccTACACCTGGGAGACCTGAGAAAGTGGGGCCACGGGGAGGTGCACGGTGGCCGCAGCTGAGGTCCCTGGCTGGCTAGAGCCCTGCTGCTAGGCTTCCCCAAAGGGCTGGGCACCACGACCCTTCTGCCGGCGGGCTTTCATGGCATGAGGGCTCTGATGCATTGTGCCAGCCAGCAGGCCCACAGCTGTAAGTCGGAGGCCTCTGTGGAGTCATGAAGGGGGTAGTGCTTGGGGAGGGACAGACCTGGCCGCCTGACAAACAAGGCGGGCCCCACTCAGGACAGCCCATAGGCTGGCTCACACTAAGTTTCACTTCCCGCCACTAACTGCCGGCAGCAAGAACCAGCCAGACCCGAATCACTGCTGCTGCCTGCTGCTCGGTAAGTGAGGACCCCCATGGGGTTGGGGCAGGGTGGGAAAGCCTCATGGCCAACCAGGGCCAGACCTGGTGGGTGCTAGGGGAGGAGCCAAGCCTTCCCCCAAGACAGTTGAGTCGGAAGCCACCCTCTCTGGCTTCCTGCCCTGGAAGCAGGTCAGGTCCTAGAGCTCACCGACAGTGTGACAGCGCTGGTCTTTGCAGAGAAGGCCAGAGATGTGCTGAGgtgccccaccccacctgcctcagCTCTTCCCACTGGGGCACTCATACAccaactccccacccctgctcctccccaggctcctggCAGGTACCCAGCATGGGCTCACAGGCCCCGGCCCCAGGACCCGTGCAGACCCTCATTTTCTTGGACCTGGAGGCCACtggcctgccttcctcccagcccAAGGTCACGGAGCTGTGCCTGCTGGCTGTCCACAGATGTGCCCTGGAGAGCTCACCCCCTACTCAGGGGCCTCCCACAGTGCCCCCACCACCCCGGGTGCTGGACAAGCTCTCTCTGTGTGTGGCTCCAGGGAAGGCTTGCAGCCCAGAAGCTAGCAAGATCACAGGCCTAAGCACAGCCATACTGGCAGCACATGGACGACTGTGCTTTGACGCCGACCTGGCCGGCCTGCTCCGAGCCTTCCTGCAGCGCCAGCCACAGCCCTGGTGCCTCGTGGCACACAACGGCGACCGCTATGACTTCCCCTTGCTCCAGGCGGAGCTGGCTGTACTAGGCCTTGCTAGTGTTCTGGATGGTGCCCTCTGTGTGGATAGCATTGCTGCCCTGAAGGCCCTGGAGCGTGCTGCCAGCCCCTCAGAGCATGGTCCACGGAAGAGCTACAGTCTGGGCAGTGTCTACACACGCCTGTATGGCCAAGCCCCCCCGGACTCCCACATGGCCGAGAGTGACGTCCTTGCCCTGCTCAGCATCTGTCAGTGGAGGCCGCGGGCCCTGCTCCAGTGGGTGGATGCACACGCCAGGCCGTTCAGCACTGTCAAGCCCATGTACGTGGTCACAGCCTCTGCTGGAACCAACCCAAGGCCATCTGCCTCCACGGCCACTAAAGCCCTGGCCAGAGCCACGGACACTAGTGCCAACCTGGGCAAGGGCAGGAAGCTCAAGGCCGTTCCTCCAGTGGAGGGCCCTGGAGCCTCACCCAAGGAGGGACTGCTGGCCCCACTGGGCCTGCTGGCCTTCCTCACCTTGGCACTAGCCATGCTGTATGGGCTTTCCTTGGCTACACCTGGGCAGTAGGCCAAGAGGAAAGTCTGACCAATAAagaccccctcctctccagcactGAGTAGCCGCTCACCTCTACCCTCCTTGGCAGCCTTAGATGAGCCACCTGTACCTCTGCCCACACTCAGGGAcctggggagggggacacagagGATGGCACAGTCCGTCCTTCACCCTCCCTAGCAAGATGGTCAGACGTCTGAGTCTAGGAAAGACATGGAAATCCAAGAGTTGCATGAAGACGGGACATGGCCTAATGCCCACTCCCAGCACCCAGGCTCTGAAAAAAGAAGGCAGCAGCCCCAAATGTTTGCATTTATTATAAACAAAGGTGCAGACCCTAAACTCTCAGAAACACATCAACAGGTACAAAGCTAAGACAGATCTGGTGAGATATTAACAGAGGGACAGGGAACACCGAGGTATTCATGTCTGGGCCAGAGCAGCCACCTAGGGCCCCCTTCCACCTTTGGTCCAGATGGCCCCTTGGCCCAGGTGCCCTAGGTGCCAGGACACACTGTGGACTGGGGTACAGGCTCTGGCTATTCTGTGAAGCTGGTGTCAGGAGAAGCAGGGCCTATCAGAGGCCTGACGGTTCCTCTCCACTGTGGGCCAATTTCCTTCCAGGACCCAGGAGGTCCAGCCTCACAAAACACGATCACATACATTTTGAAACAGGAAACAGGCAAAATGTTTggctaaaaggaaaacaaaaacactgcagGGAGGACACCTGAGTGTGCAGGTGGACAGAGGCTGCCCTGCCGCCCTGTGGTAGGGGTGGCCAGCCAGGGCAGCCAGAGCCGTGGGTGGACGTGGCCCTCCAGCTGGTCCCAGGGAGGATGTGGGACAGTCCAAGCAGACCGTGTTCGGGTGGCCGAGCCTCTGCCTCAAGTGTTTCGGTCTCAGGAGGCTGTCCACCCTCTGCTGGGCATGGCGCAGGCTCTGGCACTGTGGGATGTCCGCTTAGCCGGGCCCCAAGCCTCACCCCCACGCCATGATGGCTCTGGTTCCTCGAAGAGTACCCCACACCCTGGGGACAGGCCATGGCCTTGAACAATGGCTTGTCACTCCACCAAAACCAGAACACATGGGCACGTTGCCCACAAAAAGCCTCACTGTCCTGGCATGGCAAGCCCCGCCGGCCTGGTCTCCCTGGGACGGTACGGGAAAGAACTCCCAGTCTTTGAATTTTGAGATTTCGAAAGAGCACAATTTCAAGTGAGGAAGAGAATGAAGTAGGGTCCCAGCAACTCTGGCAAGGACTGCCCCCCACCATGTTGGCATCACAAGAAGCTTCGTGTACAAATGGGACACAAACACCACGCATGGGGAGAAAAAGACCGTGCCTCCAtacccatcttctctctctctctctctctctctcacacacacacacacacacacacacacacacacacacacagacacacacacacacacccaagggGCAGCCAGAGAAGCAGGGACATGTTCAGGGAACTGTCTTCGGTGGGTCCATGTAGGCCGGGTTGTAAGGAGGCTGGCTGGCAGGGTAGGGCATGGCCGCACCTCCTGAAAACAGAAGAGGATACCGGTTGGTTGTGCACCTGGAGGACTGCAGCACGAGGGGACAGTGGCAGGAGATGTGGGGGGCCAGGCAGGGTTGGCGTTGGCAGTGGTACTCACCAGCCAGTGTCTCGTGGTATGCTGGGGGGCCCATAGGCTGGGCAGGGTAAGGCGGGGGGTACTGTGTTGGGTAAGGTGCTGCTGGCATCCCTGGCTGTGGGGGCATGGGGTGGTAGCCCTGGTACGTCGGTCCTGGGTAGCTGGGGGGCACACTTGGAGGCTGAGGGTAAGGGGTGTGCACCACCGTCGTGGCCGTGGTGGTGGTGACCACCGCTGCAAAGAGAATCTCAGTCAGGACCAAGCCCCCCTCACTCCAGCTTAGCCAAGCCAGAGCCCTGGTCAGCAACACCCCCCTGCCCTTGGGCTCTGCACCTGCGCACCCAgggtcccggggtgggggggtctaGGGAGGGGGTGGGCGTGCTTACGACGCGGTGGCCGGCGGCACATCTTATAGAGAGAGCAGCAGGAACAGGTGAAGCAGATGATGACGGTGACAACAGTGAGCACGAAGATGGTCAGGCCGATGGCTACGGTTGCCCCAAACCTGCCAAAGAGCCAGCCGTGACCCAGGGCGCCTCTTGCCCCAGCCCGGCCCTAGCCGTCCACACCCCACCATTCCCAGGGGCACCCTTCTTGCCAGAGGAGACTCGGCCACACAGGGCAACTTCCAGGTGGGGCAACTTGAACCTCCTTCCCACTATTTCCCCAGTGTAAAAGGGGGTTGTTCCGTGAGTCTGTATAAAGCACCTCACCCAGCGTCTACCCCTCTTGTGTCCCACCTCTTCGAGGGTCTCCCGATCACACACCCGTCTTGTTCACCCCAACCACTCAGCAGCAGGTCCTCGGGCACATGGCTTAAGCCAGTCCCTGGGGGCGACATCAACTAGCTCACGGCCCCTGGGAGCCCACAATTCAGTGCAGGGGGCAGACGCTGAGGAAGAATGGAAGCACAAGGGACAGAGGCGGGGGAGAAATCCCAGGAGAGCAGAGGCCAGTGTGCCCAGAACAGTGAGGAGAGGCACACAGGGAACACTGGCCCCAGAGAGGGGCTACAGGCCCCCTGGAGTGACAGGGAACCCACTGGGTACCCAGCACCGTACCAGAAGTTCGCATACATCCTGGGCTCCCACGCTCTGACCAGGATGCCAAGTGGGTAAGCAGAGCCAGGCCTGCCTGATGCCAGCCCCTCAGCGAGGACCATAGCAGAGTAGAGGGGCTTTAAGAAAAGGCAgatccgggacgcctgggtggctcagttggttgagcggctgccttcggctcgggtcatgatcccggcgtcctggaatcgagtcccgcatcgggctccttgctcggcggggagcctgcttctccctctgcctctgcctgccattctgtctgcctgtgcttgctctctccccatctccctctctgataaataaataaaatcttttaaaaaaaaaaaaagaaaagaaaagaaaaggcagaccCAAgcatgcttgggtggctcagtgggttaagcttctactcttggttcgggtcatggtcccagggttccgggatggagccccgcatgaggctccttgctcagcctggggagcctgcatctccctctgcccctttccctgctcatgctctcactctcactcctaagtaaatagttaaaaaaaaaaatcttaaaaaaaaaaagaaaaagaaaggtcagGCCCTGGACAGGGAGTTCACCAACATTGACTTTCAAGGGCAGATGGAGTCCCTTGCTCTCCTCTTCTATTGCCAGGGACCAAACCCTAAGAAAAGGCACATGTTTGATGACAGCACCTAGAATATTCAAACGTGGAAGGAGGGGAACCTGACTGGCTCAACTGGTAGAGCAGACCACTCTAgatctgggttgtgagttcaagccccacccacGTTGGGCGTGGAGCCTCCTCACGGCTGGCccagggggaagggggggtgtaccccactccaccccaccccagccctgggtggAGGGGCTTCCCCTCACAGTTCAGAGGGGCAGCACCATCTCAGCAGGGCCCCACACAGCCCAGGGACAGGCTAGTGACAGACTTTTCACACTGAGGATTCCAAAATACACAAACGCATTCACAAACCAGAAACCACTGATCACTGCGCGTCACCTGCCCGGGACTCAAGCACCTCCCAGACCCGCTGCTGCCCCCAAGGAATGGggacacggacacacacacacacacacacacacacactatggc is part of the Mustela nigripes isolate SB6536 chromosome 2, MUSNIG.SB6536, whole genome shotgun sequence genome and encodes:
- the SHISA5 gene encoding protein shisa-5 isoform X1, whose protein sequence is MAARVPALRILLLLLLLLPPPPGAHSEVCVASRGHNFFPESCPDFCCGNCYNQYCCSDELKKFVGNEESCAEPKASVFAGTEPLEQLGSALRFRSSLDSDPMSGFGATVAIGLTIFVLTVVTVIICFTCSCCSLYKMCRRPPRPVVTTTTATTVVHTPYPQPPSVPPSYPGPTYQGYHPMPPQPGMPAAPYPTQYPPPYPAQPMGPPAYHETLAGGAAMPYPASQPPYNPAYMDPPKTVP
- the SHISA5 gene encoding protein shisa-5 isoform X4 — translated: MGFGATVAIGLTIFVLTVVTVIICFTCSCCSLYKMCRRPPRPVVTTTTATTVVHTPYPQPPSVPPSYPGPTYQGYHPMPPQPGMPAAPYPTQYPPPYPAQPMGPPAYHETLAGGAAMPYPASQPPYNPAYMDPPKTVP
- the TREX1 gene encoding three-prime repair exonuclease 1 encodes the protein MGSQAPAPGPVQTLIFLDLEATGLPSSQPKVTELCLLAVHRCALESSPPTQGPPTVPPPPRVLDKLSLCVAPGKACSPEASKITGLSTAILAAHGRLCFDADLAGLLRAFLQRQPQPWCLVAHNGDRYDFPLLQAELAVLGLASVLDGALCVDSIAALKALERAASPSEHGPRKSYSLGSVYTRLYGQAPPDSHMAESDVLALLSICQWRPRALLQWVDAHARPFSTVKPMYVVTASAGTNPRPSASTATKALARATDTSANLGKGRKLKAVPPVEGPGASPKEGLLAPLGLLAFLTLALAMLYGLSLATPGQ
- the SHISA5 gene encoding protein shisa-5 isoform X3 — protein: MSGFGATVAIGLTIFVLTVVTVIICFTCSCCSLYKMCRRPPRPVVTTTTATTVVHTPYPQPPSVPPSYPGPTYQGYHPMPPQPGMPAAPYPTQYPPPYPAQPMGPPAYHETLAGGAAMPYPASQPPYNPAYMDPPKTVP
- the SHISA5 gene encoding protein shisa-5 isoform X2, whose translation is MAARVPALRILLLLLLLLPPPPAHSEVCVASRGHNFFPESCPDFCCGNCYNQYCCSDELKKFVGNEESCAEPKASVFAGTEPLEQLGSALRFRSSLDSDPMSGFGATVAIGLTIFVLTVVTVIICFTCSCCSLYKMCRRPPRPVVTTTTATTVVHTPYPQPPSVPPSYPGPTYQGYHPMPPQPGMPAAPYPTQYPPPYPAQPMGPPAYHETLAGGAAMPYPASQPPYNPAYMDPPKTVP